In Nitrospirota bacterium, a single window of DNA contains:
- a CDS encoding metal-dependent hydrolase codes for LVPDADLILRLFGDEVFLKYHRGFGNSLFLIPPVALGLAFVFNRLSSKKNFLLFFILCFLSVAVHTFLDLQTSFGTMLLFPFSDRRFSLDLVFIIDPYYSGILIAGLIFSIFIKKYSERICQLSLMVIVLYTVLCAFAHSRALNLGYEYAKAKGLEAVEVAALPQPLSPFRWANYIETEKEIHQGFVDLLKKPSDTGERTVTFLGRYRARFNAPEKVVYRVWEKFPNSQWVEKALRLEAASFFLWFSRFPVVIENNALNGFHVVRFFDLQFSTIEGRYPFLYEVVFDAKGDVYSQGFQSK; via the coding sequence GCTTGTGCCTGATGCTGACCTTATCCTCAGACTCTTTGGAGATGAAGTTTTCTTGAAGTACCATAGAGGCTTTGGCAATTCTTTATTCCTTATACCTCCCGTAGCCCTCGGATTAGCCTTTGTCTTTAACAGGCTTTCATCAAAGAAAAACTTTCTCCTCTTTTTTATCCTCTGCTTCCTAAGCGTGGCTGTCCACACTTTCCTCGATTTACAGACCTCTTTTGGCACAATGCTTCTGTTCCCTTTTTCTGACAGGAGATTCAGTCTTGACCTTGTCTTTATCATAGACCCTTATTATTCAGGCATCTTGATAGCAGGGTTAATCTTTTCGATTTTCATTAAGAAGTATTCTGAAAGAATATGTCAGCTATCGCTTATGGTAATAGTGTTGTATACAGTGCTGTGTGCTTTTGCACATAGCAGGGCTCTTAATCTGGGCTATGAATATGCAAAGGCCAAAGGGCTTGAGGCTGTGGAGGTAGCAGCCCTGCCTCAGCCCCTGTCTCCTTTTCGCTGGGCCAATTATATAGAGACAGAGAAGGAAATACATCAGGGTTTTGTCGACCTTCTGAAAAAACCTTCTGATACAGGGGAGCGGACTGTAACTTTCTTAGGGCGATACAGGGCAAGGTTTAATGCCCCGGAGAAGGTTGTATACAGGGTCTGGGAAAAATTCCCGAATTCGCAATGGGTAGAAAAAGCCCTCAGGCTTGAAGCTGCCAGTTTTTTCCTCTGGTTTTCGAGATTCCCTGTTGTAATAGAAAATAATGCGCTGAATGGATTCCATGTAGTCAGGTTCTTTGACCTTCAGTTTAGTACGATAGAAGGCAGGTATCCCTTTCTATACGAAGTCGTCTTTGATGC